In Stenotrophomonas sp. ASS1, the following proteins share a genomic window:
- the rne gene encoding ribonuclease E has protein sequence MKRMLINATQAEELRVAIVDGQSLYDIDIEQPSKEQKKSNIYKGRIFRIEPSLEAAFVEYGGGRHGFLPLKEISRDYFQAGVDHNKAGIRELLKEGQEIVVQVDKEERGNKGAALTTFISLAGRYMVLMPNSPSAGGVSRRIEGEDRAALKDALDKLNIPDDMGVIIRTAGVGRDAEELQWDLDYLLNVWRAIAEAALSKPAPFLIYQESRLIVRALRDYLRADIGEILVDTEEMYEHAREFMQQVMPQTLRKLKHYKDDIPLFNRFQIESQIEGAYERNVRLPSGGSIVVDQTEALTAVDVNSSRATKGSDIEDTAFQTNLEAAEEVARQLRLRDLGGLVVIDFIDMASNKHQREVENRLANALKYDRARVQVGRISRFGLLEMSRQRLRPSLGESSQIVCPRCDGHGRMRSVESLSLSIIRVAEEHAMKENTGQVLVQAPVEIANYLLNEKRSALREIEQRHEAPIVIVADEQLHTPHYTVTRLRENELGEESNKPSYQRGTPRKLPVHALTKGQLNIPPPAVTQVKHTSPAPVREEVEPAAAAPAPVVAAPVAAAPSGGVIGWLKRVFGGEPAPAPAPAAPVARQQQDGGRKDRNKDRNKDRKDRRDDNRGNGGNGNAQQQKDGGNRKERGEQRSKDGRNGNNGNAQQQPQQGKQKEPQQKDGQHQPQQQNKPRNEQQGQNPQQPKLKQPKQPRPQQDGDKPAEKPQRNAAEAPAEAVTAAAAVAATAVAANTVTAQEATAPVAPVAAAPAEAAAPVDTTANAASETEVVAVAGEEAATDANGEQTGEGATRRRRGRRGGRRRRRGGAENAAGSDALGDDQDDGEDGDDAEPSVDSTAGTAPVAAAQPARSQPEFDFDDEAEPAAADAAKPVRAAAAVAAAPVAVVSSAVVEAAAPVVAEVQAPVEAAAKTEAASSPVQTSMLDAIDAATPAQPVAAAAPVTEAKPVAVEAAPVVEAAPVIEAKPAAVKAAPVVEAKPDIVEAAAAVEAKPVAVEAAPVVEATPVVEPVVAAEQPVAPVAVEAAPIEAAAPVAEAVVTPSIDPVADGHADAAAQAAEAKTDEEDEEAAKRTPPAN, from the coding sequence ATGAAGCGAATGCTGATCAACGCCACGCAGGCTGAAGAGCTGCGTGTTGCCATCGTGGATGGCCAGTCGTTGTATGACATCGACATCGAGCAGCCGTCGAAGGAACAGAAGAAGTCCAACATCTACAAGGGCCGGATCTTCCGCATCGAGCCCTCGCTGGAAGCGGCCTTCGTTGAATACGGTGGCGGCCGCCATGGCTTCCTGCCGCTGAAGGAAATCTCCCGCGATTACTTCCAGGCCGGTGTCGACCACAACAAGGCCGGCATCCGCGAACTGCTGAAGGAAGGCCAGGAGATCGTTGTCCAGGTCGACAAGGAAGAGCGTGGCAACAAGGGCGCCGCCCTGACCACGTTCATCTCGCTGGCCGGCCGCTACATGGTGCTGATGCCGAACTCGCCCAGCGCCGGCGGTGTCTCCCGTCGCATCGAGGGCGAAGACCGGGCCGCCCTGAAGGACGCCCTGGACAAGCTGAACATCCCCGACGACATGGGCGTGATCATCCGTACCGCCGGCGTCGGCCGCGATGCGGAAGAGCTGCAGTGGGATCTGGATTACCTGCTCAACGTCTGGCGCGCCATCGCCGAAGCCGCATTGAGCAAGCCGGCCCCGTTCCTGATCTACCAGGAATCGCGCCTGATCGTGCGCGCCCTGCGTGACTACCTGCGCGCCGACATCGGCGAGATCCTGGTGGACACCGAGGAGATGTACGAGCACGCCCGCGAGTTCATGCAGCAGGTGATGCCGCAGACCCTGCGCAAGCTCAAGCATTACAAGGACGACATCCCGCTGTTCAACCGCTTCCAGATCGAATCGCAGATCGAAGGCGCCTACGAGCGCAACGTGCGCCTGCCGTCGGGCGGCTCGATCGTGGTCGACCAGACCGAAGCGCTGACCGCCGTCGACGTGAACTCCTCGCGCGCCACCAAGGGCAGCGACATCGAGGACACCGCCTTCCAGACCAACCTGGAAGCGGCCGAGGAAGTGGCCCGCCAGCTGCGCCTGCGTGACCTGGGTGGCCTGGTGGTGATCGATTTCATCGACATGGCCTCCAACAAGCACCAGCGTGAGGTCGAGAACCGCCTGGCCAACGCGCTGAAGTACGACCGTGCGCGCGTGCAGGTCGGCCGCATCTCGCGCTTCGGCCTGTTGGAAATGAGCCGCCAGCGCCTGCGCCCGAGCCTGGGCGAGTCCAGCCAGATCGTCTGCCCGCGTTGCGACGGCCACGGCCGCATGCGCAGCGTCGAGTCGCTGTCGCTGTCGATCATCCGCGTCGCCGAAGAGCATGCGATGAAGGAGAACACCGGGCAGGTGCTGGTGCAGGCCCCGGTGGAGATCGCCAACTACCTGTTGAACGAAAAGCGCAGCGCCCTGCGTGAGATCGAGCAGCGCCACGAGGCGCCGATCGTGATCGTCGCCGACGAGCAGCTGCACACCCCGCACTACACCGTCACCCGCCTGCGTGAGAACGAGCTGGGTGAAGAGAGCAACAAGCCCAGCTACCAGCGCGGCACCCCGCGCAAGCTGCCGGTGCACGCCCTGACCAAGGGCCAGTTGAACATCCCGCCGCCGGCCGTGACCCAGGTCAAGCACACCTCCCCCGCTCCGGTGCGCGAGGAAGTGGAGCCGGCCGCAGCGGCACCGGCCCCGGTCGTGGCAGCGCCGGTTGCAGCGGCCCCGAGCGGCGGCGTGATCGGTTGGCTCAAGCGCGTGTTCGGTGGCGAACCGGCGCCGGCACCGGCACCGGCGGCTCCGGTCGCCCGCCAGCAGCAGGACGGCGGCCGCAAGGACCGCAACAAGGATCGCAACAAGGACCGCAAGGACCGTCGCGACGACAACCGTGGCAACGGCGGCAACGGCAACGCGCAGCAGCAGAAGGACGGCGGCAACCGCAAGGAGCGCGGTGAGCAGCGCAGCAAGGACGGCCGCAACGGTAACAACGGCAATGCCCAGCAGCAGCCGCAGCAGGGCAAGCAGAAGGAGCCGCAGCAGAAGGATGGCCAGCACCAGCCGCAGCAGCAGAACAAGCCGCGCAACGAGCAGCAGGGCCAGAACCCGCAGCAGCCGAAGCTGAAGCAGCCGAAGCAGCCGCGCCCGCAGCAGGACGGTGACAAGCCGGCCGAGAAGCCGCAGCGCAACGCCGCCGAAGCACCGGCCGAAGCCGTGACCGCGGCTGCAGCCGTGGCCGCCACGGCGGTCGCCGCCAATACGGTGACCGCGCAGGAAGCGACCGCACCGGTTGCGCCGGTGGCCGCCGCTCCGGCCGAAGCCGCAGCACCGGTCGACACCACTGCCAACGCCGCCAGCGAGACCGAGGTGGTTGCGGTTGCCGGTGAAGAGGCTGCAACCGACGCCAATGGCGAGCAGACCGGCGAAGGCGCGACCCGCCGTCGTCGCGGCCGTCGCGGTGGCCGTCGCCGTCGTCGTGGTGGCGCCGAGAACGCCGCCGGCAGCGACGCTCTGGGCGATGACCAGGATGATGGTGAAGACGGTGATGACGCCGAGCCGAGCGTCGACAGCACTGCCGGCACTGCGCCGGTCGCTGCTGCGCAGCCGGCCCGTTCGCAGCCGGAGTTCGACTTCGATGACGAAGCCGAACCGGCCGCTGCCGACGCCGCAAAGCCGGTCCGTGCTGCCGCCGCTGTTGCCGCCGCACCGGTTGCCGTGGTGAGCAGCGCTGTGGTCGAAGCCGCCGCCCCGGTCGTGGCTGAAGTGCAGGCCCCGGTCGAAGCTGCTGCGAAGACTGAAGCGGCGTCCTCGCCGGTGCAGACCAGCATGCTCGATGCCATCGACGCCGCGACCCCGGCCCAGCCGGTAGCCGCTGCCGCGCCGGTGACCGAAGCAAAGCCGGTCGCGGTTGAAGCCGCCCCGGTGGTTGAAGCCGCTCCGGTGATCGAAGCGAAGCCGGCGGCGGTCAAGGCTGCGCCGGTCGTTGAAGCCAAGCCAGATATCGTTGAAGCCGCTGCGGCGGTTGAAGCCAAGCCGGTGGCCGTTGAGGCCGCGCCGGTGGTTGAAGCCACGCCGGTCGTCGAGCCCGTCGTGGCCGCCGAACAGCCGGTCGCTCCGGTGGCGGTGGAAGCCGCGCCGATCGAGGCCGCTGCCCCGGTCGCCGAAGCGGTGGTGACGCCGTCGATCGACCCGGTCGCCGATGGCCATGCCGACGCTGCGGCCCAGGCTGCAGAAGCCAAGACCGATGAAGAAGACGAAGAGGCCGCCAAGCGCACGCCGCCGGCGAACTGA
- a CDS encoding endonuclease/exonuclease/phosphatase family protein, with protein sequence MKQQRARVRTSVRALGLAIALAVPGAVMAAEPAAANAAPDVASAAGMSMVTFNLHHDREDWPSRRRTILAELKRLQPDAVALQEVIQRRNVRNQAQWLASQLGYKYVFVSTDPVGAPKRYGNALLTRRPILAQGDHLLLPLDDYRTVAHLRIDVDGTPVNVYATHLNERSDESGQRIRRTQVEDLLRFITTTSAGAPVVIAGDFNALVDAGDLSELRSHYGDSYGSVHVNTDLSGVSTLNRHYYQAPSRIDHIFFQQDEMVAREAKLLFDQPDDSGRWASDHYGVWTRLQFAPKP encoded by the coding sequence ATGAAGCAACAGAGGGCAAGGGTGCGCACGTCGGTGCGTGCCCTGGGGCTGGCAATTGCATTGGCAGTGCCGGGCGCGGTGATGGCGGCCGAGCCGGCTGCCGCGAACGCGGCGCCCGACGTTGCCAGCGCAGCGGGTATGAGCATGGTCACCTTCAACCTGCATCATGACCGCGAAGACTGGCCGAGCCGGCGCCGCACCATCCTGGCCGAGCTCAAGCGCCTGCAGCCGGATGCGGTTGCCCTGCAGGAGGTGATCCAGCGCCGCAACGTGCGAAACCAGGCGCAATGGCTGGCCAGCCAACTCGGCTACAAGTACGTGTTCGTGTCCACCGATCCGGTCGGGGCACCCAAGCGCTACGGCAATGCACTGCTGACCCGGCGGCCGATCCTCGCCCAGGGGGATCATCTGCTGCTGCCGTTGGACGACTACCGCACCGTGGCTCACCTGCGCATCGACGTCGACGGCACGCCGGTGAACGTCTACGCCACGCATCTGAACGAGCGCAGCGATGAGAGTGGGCAGCGCATCCGTCGCACCCAGGTCGAGGACCTGCTGCGCTTCATCACTACGACGTCCGCCGGTGCGCCGGTGGTGATCGCGGGCGACTTCAATGCGCTGGTGGATGCTGGCGACCTGAGCGAGCTGCGCAGCCACTACGGCGACAGCTACGGCAGCGTGCACGTCAATACCGACCTGTCCGGGGTCAGTACGCTCAACCGCCACTATTACCAGGCGCCGTCGCGGATCGACCACATCTTCTTCCAGCAGGACGAGATGGTCGCGCGCGAGGCGAAGCTGCTGTTCGACCAGCCCGATGACAGCGGACGCTGGGCCTCGGACCACTACGGCGTGTGGACCCGGTTGCAGTTCGCACCGAAACCCTGA